In Acidobacteriota bacterium, a genomic segment contains:
- the malQ gene encoding 4-alpha-glucanotransferase, translating into MIARSSGLLCHITSLPSAHGIGDLGPEAYRFVDFLAESGQKVWQVLPLRPTGYGDSPYQCVSSFAGNPMLVSLEKLVEDGFLEAQDIADPPDFPASKVDFGRVIDYKGARLQRAFERFIERVEDEETRRFSSFCEFNSHWLEDYALYRAIKENRQSKAWTEWEEDLVRRRAEALDNARAEYADRIEFHKFCQHLFRRQWDDLKGYCYGRGVQVMGDIPIFVAHDSADVWANQDLFQLDRHGRPTEVAGVPPDYFSATGQLWGNPLYRWDVMEERGFAWWMDRLRSEFSLVDIVRLDHFRGFEAFWAVPADQETAIVGEWRPGPRDAFFAKVRQELGDAPIVAENLGVITPEVEGLRERFGLPGMAILQFAFGTDMKASDFQPHRYTRNLVVYTGTHDNDTVQGWWSGGVGASTRDESQAEKEKDFARRYLNIRDESEVHWDYIRAVLSSVADLAVIPVQDLLGLGSEARMNTPGQGRGNWTWRFRRRDLGSSIRRRLARLSRLYER; encoded by the coding sequence ATGATCGCACGAAGCAGCGGACTGCTCTGCCACATCACTTCCTTGCCCTCGGCCCATGGCATCGGCGATTTGGGACCGGAGGCCTATCGCTTCGTCGACTTCCTGGCTGAATCGGGCCAGAAAGTCTGGCAGGTGCTGCCCTTGCGTCCCACGGGATACGGGGACTCGCCTTATCAGTGCGTCTCTTCCTTCGCCGGCAATCCCATGCTGGTGAGCCTGGAAAAGCTGGTCGAGGACGGCTTCCTGGAGGCTCAGGACATCGCCGATCCTCCCGACTTTCCGGCCTCAAAGGTCGATTTCGGACGGGTCATCGACTACAAGGGCGCCCGCCTTCAGCGCGCCTTCGAGCGCTTCATCGAGCGGGTCGAGGACGAGGAAACCCGCCGTTTCTCGAGCTTCTGCGAGTTCAACTCCCATTGGCTGGAGGATTATGCCCTCTACCGGGCCATCAAGGAGAACCGTCAGAGCAAGGCCTGGACCGAGTGGGAAGAGGATCTGGTGCGCCGCCGGGCCGAGGCCCTTGACAATGCTCGTGCCGAGTACGCTGACCGGATTGAATTCCACAAGTTCTGCCAGCACCTCTTCCGCCGTCAGTGGGACGATCTGAAGGGCTATTGCTACGGACGCGGAGTGCAGGTCATGGGAGACATCCCCATCTTCGTGGCTCACGACAGCGCCGACGTGTGGGCCAACCAGGACCTCTTTCAGCTTGACCGCCACGGACGCCCCACCGAGGTGGCCGGAGTGCCGCCCGACTATTTCAGCGCCACCGGACAGTTGTGGGGCAATCCGCTCTACCGCTGGGACGTCATGGAAGAGCGCGGATTCGCCTGGTGGATGGACCGCCTGCGCTCAGAGTTCTCGCTGGTGGACATCGTCCGCCTTGACCACTTCAGGGGCTTCGAGGCTTTCTGGGCCGTCCCTGCCGACCAGGAGACGGCCATCGTGGGCGAATGGCGTCCGGGTCCCCGCGACGCCTTCTTCGCCAAGGTGCGGCAAGAACTGGGAGACGCCCCCATCGTGGCCGAGAACCTGGGCGTCATTACGCCCGAAGTCGAAGGCTTGCGCGAGCGCTTCGGACTGCCGGGGATGGCCATCCTGCAGTTCGCTTTCGGCACCGATATGAAGGCCAGCGACTTTCAACCCCACCGTTACACCCGCAACCTGGTGGTCTACACGGGCACACATGACAACGACACCGTACAGGGGTGGTGGTCGGGAGGCGTGGGGGCCAGTACCCGCGACGAGTCCCAGGCCGAGAAGGAAAAAGACTTCGCCCGCCGATACTTGAATATCCGCGACGAGTCCGAAGTGCATTGGGACTACATTCGCGCCGTCCTCTCTTCGGTGGCCGACCTGGCCGTGATTCCGGTGCAGGACCTGCTAGGACTGGGCAGCGAGGCCCGCATGAACACTCCCGGCCAGGGCCGCGGCAACTGGACCTGGCGCTTCCGCCGCCGAGACCTCGGCTCCTCCATCCGCCGCCGCCTGGCCCGACTCTCCCGCCTCTACGAACGCTAG
- a CDS encoding alpha-amylase family glycosyl hydrolase, translated as MKCLLWLGRVRLVVAALCLFSGGQALLAQPRIEKIEPPDWWAGHSINPVRLLIRGQGLQGAQVRVPGEDASIGLTRVNAAGTYLFADLHIDPQAQPQTLSLQVESAQGTAEASFEILEPLSRAGRFRGIGRDDVIYLLMPDRFANGDPSNDDPAQSPGLLDRSKARYYHGGDLQGVIDRLPYLKDLGVTAIWMNPWYDNVNHLNRRETYDGEAITDYHGYGAVDFYAVDEHLGDLALLRKLVDEAHKLGVKIIQDQVANHSGPYHPWVNDSPTPTWYNGTEQDHVPNEWQTWTLADPNASPAVQKPTLDGWFIDILPDLNQNDPETARYIIQNTLWWVGISGLDAIRQDTLPYVPRWFWRDWMTAIKREYPRLSVVGEFFEGNPSLVAFFQGGEARYDGIDTRLDTLFDFPLYYGIQSAFTRRNSLRDIAKTFAHDYLYSDAGVLVTFIDLHDTRRFISEPGADLQGLKLAYSLIFTARGIPLIYYGSEIGMEGDNDPDNRRDFPGGWNSDPSNAFTRQGRSQRQQEVFSHVRRLAHLRRGSPALRRGEMIHLKVGDDLYAYARVCEEEIAVAVFNNASQAGEVSFNVHAAGLPDGLALSDELQSGSPATTQSSTMTLSLPARSAALYLYRR; from the coding sequence ATGAAGTGTCTTCTTTGGCTAGGTCGTGTGCGTCTGGTTGTGGCGGCTCTTTGCCTTTTCTCAGGTGGCCAGGCGTTGCTGGCTCAGCCCCGCATTGAGAAGATCGAGCCGCCCGACTGGTGGGCGGGGCACTCCATCAATCCGGTGCGCTTGCTGATCCGGGGCCAAGGGCTGCAAGGCGCGCAAGTCCGGGTGCCGGGAGAGGACGCCTCCATCGGACTCACCCGTGTCAACGCTGCGGGCACCTATCTCTTCGCCGACCTGCATATCGATCCGCAGGCTCAGCCTCAGACCCTGTCGCTGCAGGTCGAAAGCGCCCAGGGGACGGCTGAAGCCTCCTTCGAGATTCTTGAGCCCCTGTCCCGGGCGGGACGCTTCCGGGGTATCGGACGCGACGACGTGATCTACCTGCTCATGCCCGACCGCTTCGCCAACGGCGACCCGTCCAACGACGACCCCGCCCAGTCGCCGGGACTGCTCGACCGCTCCAAGGCCCGCTACTACCACGGAGGCGACCTGCAGGGCGTCATCGACCGGCTGCCCTACCTCAAGGACCTGGGCGTGACGGCCATCTGGATGAATCCCTGGTACGACAACGTCAACCACCTCAACCGGCGCGAAACCTACGACGGAGAGGCCATCACCGACTATCACGGCTACGGCGCGGTCGATTTCTACGCCGTCGACGAACACCTGGGCGACCTGGCTTTGTTGCGCAAGCTGGTGGACGAGGCCCACAAGCTGGGCGTCAAGATCATTCAGGATCAAGTGGCCAACCACAGCGGACCCTACCATCCCTGGGTCAACGACTCCCCCACCCCCACCTGGTACAACGGAACCGAACAAGACCACGTCCCAAACGAGTGGCAGACCTGGACGCTGGCCGATCCCAATGCCAGCCCGGCGGTTCAGAAGCCCACCCTGGACGGCTGGTTCATCGATATCCTCCCCGACCTCAATCAGAACGATCCCGAGACGGCCCGTTACATCATTCAGAACACCCTGTGGTGGGTGGGCATCAGCGGACTCGACGCCATCCGTCAGGACACCCTGCCCTACGTCCCCCGCTGGTTCTGGAGGGACTGGATGACGGCCATCAAGCGCGAGTATCCGCGCCTCAGCGTGGTGGGAGAGTTCTTCGAAGGCAATCCATCGCTGGTGGCTTTCTTCCAGGGAGGAGAGGCCCGCTACGACGGCATCGACACCCGCCTCGACACGCTCTTCGACTTTCCTCTCTATTACGGGATTCAAAGCGCTTTCACCAGGCGCAACTCGCTGCGCGACATCGCCAAGACCTTCGCCCATGACTACCTTTACAGCGATGCCGGCGTGTTGGTGACCTTCATCGACCTGCACGACACCCGCCGTTTCATCAGCGAGCCGGGGGCCGATTTGCAGGGGCTCAAGCTGGCCTACTCGCTGATCTTCACGGCCCGCGGCATCCCCCTCATCTACTACGGCAGCGAGATCGGCATGGAAGGCGACAACGATCCCGACAACCGGCGCGACTTTCCCGGCGGGTGGAACTCCGATCCCAGCAACGCCTTCACCCGGCAGGGACGCAGCCAGCGCCAGCAGGAGGTCTTCTCCCACGTCCGCCGCCTGGCTCACCTGCGCCGGGGAAGTCCGGCCCTGCGGCGGGGCGAGATGATTCACCTCAAGGTGGGCGATGACCTTTATGCCTACGCCCGTGTATGCGAGGAAGAGATCGCAGTGGCGGTTTTCAACAATGCATCCCAGGCCGGAGAGGTCAGTTTCAACGTCCACGCCGCCGGACTCCCCGACGGGTTGGCGCTCAGCGACGAGTTGCAAAGTGGTTCCCCGGCCACCACCCAGTCCTCGACCATGACCCTGTCCCTGCCCGCCCGCAGCGCGGCACTCTACCTCTACCGCCGGTGA
- a CDS encoding FAD:protein FMN transferase, translated as MASKKTAFLLSALLSASAALKAGGSLGDSVRLEREVYLMGTRCRLTAAAWDRDGALSALERLLEALEASERQLSTWRQDSRLSQLNRHPLHQPLPLEPGLCRLFQQLGHWHALTEGAFDPAIGRLIAAWDIRGRGRTPPSADLAEALRASGFEHLELDASACRIERRRALQIDAGAFGKGEALDRALALSPQLRSELGLQGWLIDLGGQIGVWGEPEPGRQWEVSLAHPKQRGRGVLRLEVESGTIAVSGGSQRDLTVDGAVVSHILDPRSGQPVVFAGSTVVWRPDGLSSDVLSTALYVMGPREGLKWASRHQVAACFLIPQPEDGEEDSVRFKCSDLFRRHFPSSSHATLSAGIHRR; from the coding sequence ATGGCAAGCAAAAAGACCGCCTTCCTCCTCTCGGCCCTCCTGTCGGCGTCCGCCGCATTGAAGGCGGGCGGCTCTCTGGGGGACAGCGTCAGGCTGGAGCGTGAAGTCTACTTGATGGGGACGCGATGCCGCCTGACCGCCGCCGCCTGGGACCGCGACGGCGCCCTATCGGCCCTGGAACGCCTGCTGGAAGCGCTGGAAGCCAGCGAGCGCCAACTCAGCACCTGGCGCCAGGACAGCCGGCTCAGCCAGCTCAACCGTCATCCCCTCCATCAACCCCTGCCGCTGGAACCGGGCCTATGCCGGCTCTTCCAGCAATTAGGGCACTGGCATGCCCTCACAGAGGGCGCCTTCGACCCCGCCATCGGACGCCTCATCGCGGCCTGGGACATTCGGGGTCGAGGCAGGACGCCCCCGTCCGCGGACCTGGCCGAGGCCCTCCGCGCAAGCGGATTCGAACATCTCGAGTTGGACGCCTCGGCCTGCCGCATCGAGCGCCGCCGCGCCCTGCAAATCGATGCCGGAGCCTTCGGCAAAGGAGAAGCCCTCGATCGCGCCTTGGCCTTGTCGCCTCAGTTGCGATCCGAGCTGGGATTGCAGGGCTGGCTGATCGACCTGGGCGGACAGATCGGCGTGTGGGGAGAGCCTGAGCCGGGCCGGCAGTGGGAGGTCTCGCTGGCCCATCCCAAGCAACGCGGCCGCGGCGTCCTGAGGCTCGAAGTTGAGAGCGGCACCATCGCCGTCAGCGGCGGCTCGCAACGCGACTTGACGGTGGACGGCGCCGTAGTCTCCCACATCCTCGATCCGCGCAGCGGCCAGCCGGTGGTCTTCGCTGGATCGACGGTCGTCTGGCGCCCCGACGGCCTCTCATCGGACGTCCTTTCCACGGCGCTCTATGTCATGGGGCCACGAGAGGGACTGAAGTGGGCGTCCCGCCACCAGGTGGCCGCCTGCTTTCTTATCCCCCAGCCCGAAGACGGGGAGGAAGACTCCGTCCGTTTCAAGTGCTCCGATCTCTTCAGGCGCCACTTCCCGTCAAGCTCTCACGCCACGCTGAGTGCGGGAATTCACCGGCGGTAG
- a CDS encoding FMN-binding protein — MLTAREPNRRQWLAGPWSALAGPLLGKAAWVTAAALLACLPAVAAIGRQEALKAAYPGAEFEAERVFLSEEQQSRAARLAGVEVPSALIARYLAHRKGRRVGRAYVDTHVVRTKKETLLICLNPDGSVRRIETTAFLEPPEYEAPQEWRRQYRDRQLNDDLNLNRSIRPLAGATLTTRAVNEAVRRVLAIDQVLQADAKPAREGRP, encoded by the coding sequence GTGTTGACTGCAAGAGAACCCAACAGAAGACAGTGGCTGGCAGGCCCTTGGTCCGCTCTTGCCGGGCCGCTTCTCGGCAAGGCCGCCTGGGTGACCGCCGCGGCGCTGTTGGCCTGCCTTCCGGCCGTTGCCGCCATCGGACGCCAGGAAGCTCTTAAGGCAGCCTATCCGGGAGCTGAGTTCGAGGCCGAAAGGGTCTTCTTAAGCGAAGAACAACAGAGCCGAGCCGCCCGCCTGGCGGGCGTCGAGGTCCCCTCGGCCTTGATCGCCCGATACCTGGCCCACCGCAAGGGGCGAAGGGTAGGACGCGCCTATGTCGACACCCACGTGGTGCGCACCAAGAAGGAAACTTTGCTCATCTGCCTCAATCCGGACGGATCGGTGCGAAGAATCGAGACCACGGCCTTTCTGGAGCCCCCCGAATACGAGGCTCCGCAGGAATGGCGGCGCCAGTACCGGGACCGGCAGTTGAACGACGACCTCAATCTGAACCGCAGCATCCGTCCCCTGGCCGGAGCCACCTTGACCACGCGCGCCGTCAACGAGGCGGTGCGGCGGGTGCTGGCTATCGACCAGGTGCTTCAGGCCGACGCCAAGCCCGCAAGGGAGGGACGGCCATGA
- a CDS encoding ZIP family metal transporter, whose amino-acid sequence MQGMDYQPVLLVLLYSSLAAALSMLGALPFRRPGGPGAFWIGSAYGFASGLMLGTGYLLMTEALGKGRAVPIIIGAGLGIGFTWWTQSYAGTDELQRDAQAKPDRPEYGYKILLQNAIHSAAEGVAIGVSMAFDLSLGIFIALSLAVHNVGEATAMTSLLTQRGVTVRQAAGLCVSVKTPQVVLAVAAFALSSALRPWLPLALGIAAGAMVYLVISELLPSSYRRMPKSAVALFVSVSAGTVVLLRSFFVSS is encoded by the coding sequence ATGCAAGGAATGGATTATCAGCCGGTGCTGCTGGTGCTTCTTTACAGCAGTTTAGCCGCCGCCTTGTCGATGCTGGGGGCGTTGCCTTTCCGTCGACCTGGCGGTCCGGGGGCCTTTTGGATCGGCTCGGCCTACGGCTTTGCCTCCGGGCTCATGCTGGGGACGGGTTATCTGTTGATGACCGAGGCGCTGGGGAAGGGCAGGGCTGTCCCCATCATCATTGGAGCCGGCCTGGGGATCGGCTTCACCTGGTGGACTCAGTCCTATGCCGGCACGGACGAGCTGCAAAGGGATGCCCAAGCCAAGCCCGACCGACCCGAATACGGCTACAAGATTCTTCTCCAAAACGCGATTCATTCGGCCGCCGAGGGGGTGGCCATCGGGGTATCGATGGCCTTCGACCTCTCGCTGGGGATTTTCATCGCCCTGTCCTTGGCTGTGCACAACGTGGGGGAGGCCACCGCGATGACGTCGCTGTTGACCCAGCGAGGGGTGACGGTGCGCCAAGCGGCCGGTCTTTGCGTCTCCGTCAAGACCCCTCAGGTGGTTCTGGCGGTGGCGGCCTTTGCGCTCAGTTCGGCTCTGCGTCCCTGGCTTCCGCTGGCGCTGGGAATTGCCGCCGGGGCCATGGTTTATCTGGTCATTTCAGAGTTGCTTCCTTCTTCCTACCGCCGTATGCCCAAGTCGGCAGTGGCCCTCTTTGTCAGTGTCAGTGCCGGGACCGTGGTGTTGTTGCGTTCATTCTTTGTTTCATCTTGA
- a CDS encoding ZIP family metal transporter, whose protein sequence is MAYESLTVLLAGLVTALATGLGAVPFAFLRTVSKRAVGLANALASGLMLGASFGLFSEGSVYGLWQTVVGAAVGVAFVYFGERALQDKEVQFGRITGAGAKRILLIVAIMTLHSFAEGVAVGVSFGGGETLAVLITVAIAVHNVPEGLAISAVMRPRGSSVWACAGWSIFSSLPQPLMAVPAFIFVDTFRAVLPYGLGFAAGAMVFMVFLELMPEAFEEADPSRVGLLVSLTLCAMILFQKYL, encoded by the coding sequence ATGGCCTATGAAAGCTTGACCGTTCTCCTGGCCGGATTGGTGACGGCTTTGGCCACGGGCTTGGGAGCGGTTCCATTTGCCTTCCTGCGAACGGTCTCGAAACGGGCCGTGGGGCTGGCCAACGCTCTGGCCTCGGGGCTGATGTTGGGGGCCAGCTTCGGACTCTTCAGCGAAGGCAGCGTTTACGGACTTTGGCAGACGGTCGTGGGTGCGGCTGTCGGGGTGGCCTTCGTCTATTTCGGTGAGCGCGCCCTTCAGGACAAGGAGGTCCAGTTCGGCCGGATAACGGGGGCGGGAGCCAAGCGCATTCTGCTCATCGTCGCCATCATGACGCTCCACTCTTTCGCCGAGGGCGTGGCGGTCGGCGTCAGCTTCGGCGGCGGCGAAACCTTGGCGGTGCTCATCACCGTGGCTATCGCCGTTCACAACGTCCCCGAGGGACTGGCCATCAGCGCCGTCATGCGTCCGCGAGGGAGCAGCGTATGGGCCTGTGCCGGATGGAGCATTTTTTCCTCTCTCCCTCAGCCTCTCATGGCGGTTCCGGCTTTTATCTTCGTCGACACCTTTCGTGCCGTGCTGCCTTATGGATTGGGCTTCGCCGCCGGAGCCATGGTTTTCATGGTCTTTCTCGAACTGATGCCCGAGGCCTTCGAAGAAGCCGATCCCAGCCGCGTCGGCTTGCTGGTCAGCCTGACCTTGTGCGCGATGATCCTTTTTCAGAAATATCTTTAA
- a CDS encoding HAD family hydrolase: MRETFDLIAFDADDTLWHNLDLFTRTEERFAQMLSAYHDPQWIAQRLIETERRNLEIFGYGVKGYTLSMIETAVELSEGRVTGKEIERILEFGKAMLKAPIDLLPHVEETVRALYRRIPLMIITKGDLFDQEAKIARSGLADFFEHVEIVSEKEPETYRRILKRYSIVPERFLMVGNSLKSDVLPVLSLGGRAVHVPYHDTWVNELADEKKVRDADYDELDHLGQLVEWLESRTAQRA, translated from the coding sequence ATGAGAGAAACCTTCGACTTGATCGCTTTCGACGCCGACGACACGCTCTGGCATAACCTCGACCTCTTTACCCGCACCGAGGAGCGTTTCGCGCAGATGCTGTCGGCCTATCACGACCCGCAGTGGATCGCCCAGCGTCTGATCGAAACCGAACGCCGCAACCTGGAGATCTTCGGTTACGGGGTCAAGGGCTACACCCTCTCCATGATCGAGACGGCGGTGGAACTCAGCGAGGGCCGGGTCACAGGCAAGGAGATCGAACGCATCCTTGAGTTCGGCAAGGCCATGCTCAAGGCTCCCATCGATTTGCTGCCGCACGTGGAGGAAACCGTCCGCGCGCTTTACCGCCGCATCCCCTTGATGATCATCACCAAAGGCGACCTCTTCGACCAGGAGGCCAAGATCGCCCGGTCGGGATTGGCTGACTTCTTCGAGCATGTCGAAATCGTAAGCGAGAAGGAGCCAGAAACCTACCGCCGCATCCTCAAGCGCTACAGCATCGTTCCAGAACGCTTCCTGATGGTGGGCAATTCCCTCAAGTCCGATGTGCTGCCCGTGCTGTCGCTGGGAGGCCGGGCTGTACACGTCCCCTACCACGACACCTGGGTCAACGAGTTGGCCGACGAAAAGAAAGTCCGCGACGCCGACTACGACGAACTCGACCACCTGGGTCAATTGGTGGAATGGCTGGAATCGCGCACGGCCCAGAGAGCATAA